In Sphaeramia orbicularis chromosome 15, fSphaOr1.1, whole genome shotgun sequence, a single genomic region encodes these proteins:
- the gpr75 gene encoding probable G-protein coupled receptor 75: MNTTVTPSDLVDVPRTQNFNGTLGTHTPSGWAVIHTATLTFCSLLLIFIFCLGSYGNLVVFLSFFDPAFRKFRTNFDFMILNLSFCDLFICCVTAPMFALVLFLDAGGGDGVSKSFCFAFHLTSSGFIIMSLETVAVIALHRLRMVLGQQPNRTASFPCTLALTALLWTSSFAMAALLTMRAYPRRDGPCLPHFGLGGGQARVVLYVYLADFAFCVAVVSVSYLMIAQTLRKNAQVRKCPIISVDATCPPPPPPLIAAGFESMQCAVQGPSLYRNQTYNKLQNVQTHSYANRTSQPLVPGAAPGATCCQLVSTVNLATAKDSKAVVTCVVIVFSVLLCCLPMGVSLAQDVLSPESSFAHYQFELCGFVLIFLKSGINPFVYSRNSAGLRRRVLCCFQWVALGFLCCKQKTRLHAMGKGSLEVNRNKSSHHETNSAYVLSPKPQRRLIDQACGPSHSRDCAGSPRATGARKPRPPSTSTPINTRIEPYYSIYNSSPSAGPSSPTSLQPVSSQTFAFAKSYVAMHYHTHQDALQDFDSTSVHQIPIPSV; the protein is encoded by the coding sequence ATGAACACCACTGTTACACCATCAGATCTGGTGGATGTGCCAAGAACGCAGAACTTCAACGGCACCCTGGGCACACACACCCCATCAGGCTGGGCCGTGATCCACACCGCTACCTTGACTTTTTGctccctcctcctcatcttcatcttctgccTGGGCTCTTATGGGAATCTCGTGGTGTTCTTGTCCTTTTTCGATCCGGCGTTTCGCAAGTTTCGCACCAACTTCGACTTCATGATCCTCAACTTGTCCTTTTGTGATTTGTTCATCTGCTGTGTGACTGCTCCCATGTTTGCTCTGGTGCTCTTTCTGGATGCAGGTGGAGGCGATGGGGTGTCCAAAAGTTTCTGCTTTGCCTTCCATCTCACCAGCTCCGGCTTCATCATCATGTCTCTGGAGACGGTGGCTGTCATTGCCCTGCACAGACTGCGAATGGTTCTGGGTCAGCAGCCCAACCGTACGGCCTCCTTCCCCTGCACCCTTGCACTTACCGCCCTTCTGTGGACGTCCAGCTTCGCCATGGCCGCTCTCCTCACCATGAGAGCTTACCCACGCAGAGACGGACCATGCTTACCCCACTTTGGTCTGGGAGGTGGACAGGCCCGGGTTGTGTTATACGTCTACCTGGCAGACTTTGCCTTTTGTGTAGCTGTGGTGTCTGTATCCTACCTGATGATCGCTCAAACACTGAGGAAGAACGCACAAGTGAGGAAATGCCCCATCATTAGCGTAGACGCCACATGCCCTCCACCCCCACCGCCTCTCATTGCAGCAGGGTTTGAGAGCATGCAGTGTGCTGTTCAGGGCCCCTCTCTTTACCGTAACCAAACTTACAACAAACTGCAAAACGTTCAGACACACTCTTACGCCAACAGGACCAGCCAGCCTCTGGTCCCAGGTGCCGCCCCAGGAGCCACCTGCTGTCAGCTGGTGTCAACAGTCAACCTGGCCACAGCGAAAGACTCCAAGGCGGTCGTCACCTGTGTCGTTATAGTATTCTCGGTGTTGCTCTGCTGCTTACCGATGGGAGTTTCACTAGCGCAGGATGTTTTGTCACCAGAAAGTAGCTTTGCACATTACCAGTTTGAACTGTGTGGTTTTGTGCTCATTTTTCTCAAGTCGGGCATCAATCCATTTGTGTACTCACGCAACAGTGCAGGCCTCCGCCGTCGTGTACTGTGCTGTTTTCAGTGGGTGGCCTTGGGCTTTCTCTGTTGCAAGCAAAAGACTCGCCTCCATGCGATGGGGAAGGGAAGTCTGGAAGTCAATCGCAATAAGTCCTCCCATCATGAAACCAACTCAGCCTATGTACTGTCACCCAAGCCACAGAGGAGGCTGATAGACCAGGCCTGTGGACCCAGTCACTCCAGGGATTGTGCCGGTAGTCCAAGGGCCACAGGTGCGCGCAAACCTCGCCCCCCCAGTACCTCTACACCTATCAACACCCGCATTGAGCCCTACTACAGTATATACAACAGCAGCCCCTCCGCAGGGCCCAGTTCCCCCACCAGCCTGCAGCCTGTCAGCTCTCAGACATTTGCATTTGCCAAATCCTATGTAGCCATGCACTACCACACTCATCAGGATGCACTTCAAGACTTTGACAGCACCTCGGTGCACCAGATTCCCATTCCTTCAGTCTGA